The following DNA comes from Streptomyces globosus.
ACCGCACTCCTCCGAAGACGCAGTCCGCGCTGCTGGAGGCGATGGAGGAGCGGCAGGTGACGGTGGACGGCACCCCGCGCCGCCTGCCCGAGCCGTTCCTGGTCGCCGCGACGATGAACCCGGTCGAGTACGAGGGCACGTACCCGCTGCCCGAGGCGCAGCTGGACCGCTTCCTGCTGAAGCTGAACGTCCCGCTGCCCTCCCGCGCCGACGAGGTCGACGTCCTGACCCGGCACGCGGCGGGTTTCGACCCGCGCGACCTCGCGGCGGCCGGCATCCGCCCGGTGGCGGGACCGGAGGAGCTCCGGGCGGCCCGCGAGGCCGTCGCCGCCGTCGCCGTGTCGCCGGATATCGCCGGGTACGTCGTCGACGTATGCCGCGCCACCCGCGAGTCGCCGTCGCTGTCCCTGGGCGTCTCCCCGCGCGGCGCGACGGCCCTCCTCGCCGCGTCCCGCGCGTGGGCGTGGCTGACCGGCCGGGACTATGTCACACCGGACGACGTGAAGGCGCTGGCCCTGCCGACGCTGCGGCACCGGGTGCAGCTGCGCCCGGAGGCCGAGATGGAAGGTGTGACACCGGATGCGGTGCTGAACGCCGTCCTGTCCCACGTCCCCGTGCCCCGCTGATGGCCCTCACCGGACGCGCCGCCCTGCTGGCGGCCCTCGGCGCCCTCCCCGTCGGCCTGCTGGAGCCGTCCTGGGCGGGCATCCTCGCGGTGAACGGCCCGCTGGCCGCAGCCTGCGCCCTCGACTACGCGCTGGCGGCGCCGGTCCGCAGCCTGGTCCTGTCCCGCTCGGGCGACACGGCGGTCCGCCTGGGCGAGCCGGCCGAGGTCCACTTGTCGGTCACCAACCCGGGAACCCGCCCGCTGCGGGCCCGGATCCGCGACGCGTGGCCTCCGAGCAGCTGGCTGCCCGGCACCGAACAGGCGGCGTCCCGGCACACGCTGACGGTCCCTCCGGGCGAACGCCGCCGCGTGTCGACCCGTCTGCACCCCACCCGCCGCGGCGACCGCCACGCGGACCGGGTGACGATCCGCTCCTCCGGTCCTCTGGGCCTCGCCTCCCGCCAGGGCACGCACCGCATCCCCTGGACGGTGCGCGTCCTCCCGCCCTTCACGAGCCGCAAGCACCTGCCGTCCCGCCTGGCGCGCCTGCGCGAACTGGACGGCCGGACGAGCGTCCTGACGCGCGGTGAGGGCACCGAGTTCGACAGCCTCCGCGACTACGTCCCGGGGGACGACACCCGCTCGATCGACTGGCGCGCGACGGCCCGCAGGCACGGCGTCGCGGTCCGCACCTGGCGCCCGGAACGCGACCGGCACATCCTGGTCTGCCTGGACACGGGCCGCACCTCGGCCGGCCGCGTCGGCGACGCCCCCCGCCTGGACGCCTCGATGGATGCGGCCCTCCTCCTGGCGGCCCTGGCCGCCCGCGCCGGCGACCGCGTGGACCTCCTGGCCTACGACCGCCGGGTCCGCGCCCAGGTCCAGGGCCGCTCGGCGGGCGACGTCCTGCCGGCATTCGTGGACGCGATGGCCCCGCTGGAGCCGGAACTCATCGAGACGGACGCCCGCTCCCTCGTCTCCACGATCCTCCGCACGGCCCCCCGCAGCTCCCTGGTGGTCCTGCTGACCAGCCTGGAGGCGGCTCCGGTGGAGGAGGGCCTGCTCCCCCTGCTTCCCCGCCTGACCCAGCGCCACACGGTCCTCCTGGCCTCGGTCTCGGACCCGAAGGTGGCGGAGATGGCCCGCGCCCGCGGCACCCTGGACGCGGTCTACGAGGCCGCGGCCGCGGCCCAGTCCCAGGCCCAGCGCCTGCGCACCGCGGACCAACTGGCCCGCCACGGCGTCCACGTCGTGGACGCCGCCCCCGACACCCTGGCCCCCGCCCTGGCCGACGCCTACCTCGCCCTGAAGTCCGCCGGCCGCCTGTGAGGCCGGCGGTCCACGTCAACGATCGAGGACGAGGTGCTGCCGGATCACGCCGCATTCTCGTGTCGGCCCGCGAAGGCCTGACGGATCCTGCGCCCCATCTCCGCGCTCTCCTCGTCCGTCACTCGCACACCGAAGTGTTCGGCCATGTACTCACGCGCCCGTTCGGCCCGCTCGCGCCGCTCCTCGGGGGTGAGCGTGGACTCCGCAAACTCCTGCACGAGAGCTCTGATGGACGTGCCGCGGGACTCGGCGATGACCGCAAGGCGATCGCGCACCTCAGCCGACACTCGGATCATGGCATCGGACATGACCCGAATCAGCGGTGTACACATGCACGGCCGGTAAACGCAGGAAAGCCCCGCACCAGAGCTGGTGCGGGGCTTTCCCACAATGATTGTTCGGCGGCGTCCTACTCTCCCACAGGGTCCCCCCTGCAGTACCATCGGCGCTGAAAGGCTTAGCTTCCGGGTTCGGAATGTAACCGGGCGTTTCCCTAACGCTATGACCACCGAAACACTATGAAGTTGAACTCAAGCCGGCAATGGCGAGTTCGTTGCTTCAGAACTAACACAGTGGACGCGAGCAACTGAGGACAAGCCCTCGGCCTATTAGTACCAGTCAGCTCCACCCGTTACCGGGCTTCCACATCTGGCCTATCAACCCAGTCGTCTACTGGGAGCCTTACCCTCTCAAGGAGGTGGGAATACTCATCTTGAAGCAGGCTTCCCGCTTAGATGCTTTCAGCGGTTATCCCTCCCGAACGTAGCCAACCAGCCATGCCCTTGGCAGGACAACTGGCACACCAGAGGTTCGTCCGTCCCGGTCC
Coding sequences within:
- a CDS encoding AAA family ATPase, whose translation is MTATTDSARSALEAIRTEIGKAVVGQDPAVTGLVVALLCRGHVLLEGVPGVAKTLLVRALAASLDLGTKRVQFTPDLMPSDVTGSLVYDARTAEFSFQEGPVFTNLLLADEINRTPPKTQSALLEAMEERQVTVDGTPRRLPEPFLVAATMNPVEYEGTYPLPEAQLDRFLLKLNVPLPSRADEVDVLTRHAAGFDPRDLAAAGIRPVAGPEELRAAREAVAAVAVSPDIAGYVVDVCRATRESPSLSLGVSPRGATALLAASRAWAWLTGRDYVTPDDVKALALPTLRHRVQLRPEAEMEGVTPDAVLNAVLSHVPVPR
- a CDS encoding DUF58 domain-containing protein; this encodes MALTGRAALLAALGALPVGLLEPSWAGILAVNGPLAAACALDYALAAPVRSLVLSRSGDTAVRLGEPAEVHLSVTNPGTRPLRARIRDAWPPSSWLPGTEQAASRHTLTVPPGERRRVSTRLHPTRRGDRHADRVTIRSSGPLGLASRQGTHRIPWTVRVLPPFTSRKHLPSRLARLRELDGRTSVLTRGEGTEFDSLRDYVPGDDTRSIDWRATARRHGVAVRTWRPERDRHILVCLDTGRTSAGRVGDAPRLDASMDAALLLAALAARAGDRVDLLAYDRRVRAQVQGRSAGDVLPAFVDAMAPLEPELIETDARSLVSTILRTAPRSSLVVLLTSLEAAPVEEGLLPLLPRLTQRHTVLLASVSDPKVAEMARARGTLDAVYEAAAAAQSQAQRLRTADQLARHGVHVVDAAPDTLAPALADAYLALKSAGRL